From the genome of Hymenobacter sp. PAMC 26628, one region includes:
- a CDS encoding NAD(P)-binding protein — protein MDFSRRSFLVRGGAALSGVALAGPLLPGCAPAAASLAHIQGQLLGPNAAAGHLLRDPGKIPAPTRTVDADVLIVGGGVAGLSARRWLHRQGLTDTLLVELDGHAGGNAAAGHNPVSAYPWGAHYLPVPDVRNRELLDFLQETGTLTGYAPDGLPIYSDYHLCAAPDERLSISGHWQDGLVPAVGLSADEQAQTARFFQLIERLKTAVGRDGRDAFRIPLDASSADETYRQLDRISFADYLSQEGYSAAPLRWYLNYACRDDYGAPAAQVSAWAGLHYFACRKGRAHNATGGDVLTWPEGNHFLAEHLRRQAPTPLQTNTLAYGLRETAAGVEVLTYDTAARQSTRVRARRVLLAAPAHVARRLLAAVPGHALPPAAAFHHAPWLVANLTVAGLPQGPGRPLSWDNVRYGSASLGYINANQQDLTQDTGGPKVITLYWPLTDEAPDLARRRAHQTTYAQWLPRVVAELETYHPGVTPYLQRADLWVWGHGMVAPTPGLLWGPGRAAAQRPVRGRIYFAHTDFSGISIFEEAFYQGIRAAQEIAGAA, from the coding sequence ATGGACTTTAGCCGGCGTTCGTTTTTGGTGCGGGGCGGGGCGGCGCTGTCGGGGGTCGCGCTGGCGGGGCCCCTGCTGCCGGGCTGCGCGCCCGCTGCGGCCAGCCTGGCGCACATCCAGGGCCAGCTGCTGGGGCCCAACGCGGCGGCCGGCCACCTGCTGCGCGACCCCGGCAAGATTCCGGCCCCCACGCGCACCGTCGATGCCGACGTACTCATCGTCGGCGGGGGCGTGGCGGGGCTCTCGGCGCGGCGCTGGCTGCACCGCCAGGGCCTGACGGACACGCTGTTGGTGGAGCTGGACGGCCACGCCGGCGGCAACGCGGCGGCCGGCCACAACCCCGTTTCGGCCTACCCCTGGGGGGCCCACTACCTGCCCGTGCCCGATGTGCGCAACCGCGAGCTGCTCGATTTCTTGCAGGAAACCGGCACGCTGACCGGCTACGCGCCCGATGGGCTGCCCATTTACAGCGACTATCACCTCTGCGCCGCCCCCGACGAGCGCCTCAGCATCAGCGGGCACTGGCAGGACGGGCTGGTGCCGGCCGTGGGCCTTTCGGCCGACGAGCAGGCCCAGACGGCCCGGTTTTTCCAGCTGATCGAGCGCCTGAAAACCGCCGTGGGCCGCGACGGCCGCGACGCCTTCCGCATCCCGCTCGATGCGTCGTCGGCCGACGAAACCTACCGGCAGCTTGACCGGATTTCCTTCGCCGATTACCTGAGCCAGGAGGGTTACTCGGCCGCGCCGCTGCGCTGGTACCTCAACTACGCCTGCCGCGACGACTACGGGGCCCCGGCCGCGCAGGTATCGGCCTGGGCCGGGCTGCACTACTTCGCCTGCCGCAAGGGCCGCGCCCACAACGCCACCGGCGGCGACGTGCTGACCTGGCCCGAGGGCAACCACTTCCTGGCCGAGCACCTGCGCCGCCAGGCCCCTACTCCGCTGCAAACCAACACGCTGGCCTACGGCCTGCGCGAAACCGCGGCCGGCGTCGAGGTGCTCACCTACGACACCGCCGCTCGCCAAAGCACCCGCGTGCGGGCCCGGCGCGTGCTGCTGGCCGCCCCGGCGCACGTGGCGCGCCGGCTGCTGGCGGCCGTGCCGGGCCACGCGCTGCCGCCGGCCGCGGCGTTTCACCACGCGCCCTGGCTGGTGGCCAACCTCACCGTGGCCGGCCTGCCGCAGGGCCCCGGCCGCCCGCTGAGCTGGGACAACGTGCGCTACGGCAGCGCCTCGCTGGGCTACATCAACGCCAACCAGCAGGACCTGACCCAGGACACCGGGGGGCCCAAAGTCATCACCCTCTACTGGCCCCTCACCGACGAAGCGCCCGACCTGGCCCGCCGCCGCGCTCACCAAACTACTTATGCCCAATGGCTCCCGCGCGTGGTGGCCGAGCTCGAAACCTACCACCCCGGCGTGACGCCCTACCTCCAGCGGGCCGACCTCTGGGTGTGGGGCCACGGCATGGTGGCGCCCACGCCCGGCCTGCTGTGGGGCCCCGGGCGGGCCGCCGCACAGCGGCCGGTGCGCGGCCGCATCTACTTCGCCCACACCGATTTCAGCGGCATCTCTATTTTCGAGGAAGCCTTTTACCAAGGCATCCGAGCCGCGCAGGAAATAGCAGGAGCCGCCTGA
- a CDS encoding MIP/aquaporin family protein, translating into MSPFAAEFIGTAVLIVLGNGVVANVVLADTKGHNGGWMVITTAWALAVYVGVVIAGPVSGAHLNPAVTLGLALAGKFAWALVGPYVLAQLLVWALYKDHFDRTPEPGLKLAVFCTGPAIRNHPLNFASEVAGTLVLVFTILYITGAEVTGTHAAIGLGSVGALPVALLVWVVGLGLGGTTGYAINPARDLAPRLVHALLPLRGKGPSEWSYAWIPVLGPLAGAALAAGLFLWLAWVSRGAGTGPLRC; encoded by the coding sequence ATGAGTCCTTTCGCGGCGGAATTCATCGGCACCGCGGTGCTCATTGTGCTAGGCAACGGCGTGGTGGCCAACGTGGTGCTGGCCGACACCAAAGGCCACAACGGCGGCTGGATGGTCATCACCACGGCCTGGGCCCTGGCCGTGTACGTGGGGGTGGTAATAGCCGGGCCGGTGAGCGGCGCGCACCTCAACCCGGCCGTAACGCTGGGCCTGGCTTTGGCTGGCAAGTTCGCCTGGGCCCTGGTGGGGCCCTACGTGCTGGCGCAGCTGCTGGTGTGGGCGCTCTACAAAGACCACTTCGACCGCACCCCGGAGCCGGGGCTGAAGCTGGCCGTGTTCTGCACCGGGCCGGCCATCCGCAACCACCCGCTCAATTTTGCCAGCGAAGTGGCGGGCACGCTGGTGCTGGTTTTCACCATTTTGTACATCACCGGGGCCGAGGTCACGGGCACGCACGCGGCCATTGGGCTGGGCTCGGTGGGCGCGCTACCGGTGGCGCTGCTGGTGTGGGTCGTCGGGCTGGGGCTGGGCGGCACCACCGGCTACGCCATCAACCCCGCCCGCGACCTGGCCCCGCGCCTGGTGCACGCCCTGCTGCCGCTGCGCGGAAAGGGGCCCAGCGAATGGTCCTACGCCTGGATTCCGGTGCTGGGGCCCCTGGCTGGCGCGGCGCTGGCGGCGGGCCTCTTCCTGTGGCTGGCCTGGGTTAGCCGCGGGGCAGGTACAGGGCCGCTCCGTTGTTAG
- the glpK gene encoding glycerol kinase GlpK: MQQYILALDQGTTSSRAILFDQKGHIVAQAQKEFTQIFPKPGWVEHDPLEIWSTQAGVAAEATVKAGQNGKSIAAIGITNQRETVVVWNRKTGKPVYNAIVWQDRRTAEYCDQLRADGHENLIRSKTGLVLDAYFSASKVRWILDHVQGARQQAAAGELAFGTVDSWLVWNFTQGELHVTDMSNASRTMLFNIHTLAWDDELLALFDIPGAMLPVVRPSSAVYGTTKTTLFASKIPIAGIAGDQQAALFGQQCTAPGMVKSTYGTGCFLLMNIGATPRASQHNLLTTIAWQIDGQVCYALEGSIFIAGAVVQWLRDNLGLVKTSAEIEQLAQQVSSTDGVYFVPAFAGLGAPYWDPYARGTLFGVSRATKAAHIARAALEAIAYQTMDVLRAMEADAGLTIAELRVDGGATVNELLMQFQADLLNAKVVRPKMAEATALGAAYLAGLAVGYWQNVSEIRALAQADSTYTPTANRASLDAGIAEWHRAVHALRVWAQGPRAAAPTEKTAAA, encoded by the coding sequence ATGCAGCAATACATCCTCGCCCTCGACCAGGGCACGACCAGTTCCCGCGCCATTTTGTTCGACCAAAAGGGGCACATCGTGGCGCAGGCGCAGAAGGAGTTCACCCAGATCTTCCCGAAGCCGGGCTGGGTGGAGCACGACCCGCTGGAAATCTGGTCGACGCAGGCGGGGGTGGCGGCCGAAGCCACGGTGAAGGCCGGCCAGAACGGCAAGAGCATCGCGGCCATCGGCATCACCAACCAGCGCGAAACCGTGGTGGTGTGGAACCGCAAAACCGGCAAGCCGGTCTACAACGCTATTGTGTGGCAAGACCGGCGCACGGCCGAATACTGCGACCAGCTGCGCGCCGACGGGCACGAGAACCTGATCCGCAGCAAGACGGGCCTGGTGCTCGACGCCTATTTCTCAGCCAGCAAGGTGCGCTGGATTTTGGACCACGTGCAGGGGGCCCGCCAGCAGGCCGCGGCCGGCGAGCTGGCCTTCGGCACCGTGGACAGCTGGCTGGTGTGGAACTTCACGCAGGGCGAGCTGCACGTGACGGACATGTCGAACGCCTCGCGCACGATGCTGTTCAACATTCACACCCTGGCCTGGGACGACGAATTGCTGGCCCTGTTCGACATTCCGGGGGCTATGCTGCCCGTGGTGCGGCCGTCGAGCGCGGTGTACGGCACGACCAAAACCACGCTCTTCGCCAGCAAAATCCCGATTGCCGGCATCGCCGGCGACCAGCAGGCGGCCCTGTTTGGGCAGCAGTGCACCGCGCCGGGCATGGTGAAGAGCACCTACGGCACCGGCTGCTTCCTGCTGATGAACATCGGCGCCACGCCCCGGGCCTCGCAGCACAACCTGCTGACCACCATTGCCTGGCAAATTGACGGGCAGGTGTGCTACGCCCTGGAAGGCAGCATTTTCATTGCCGGCGCGGTGGTGCAGTGGCTGCGCGACAACCTGGGCCTGGTCAAGACATCGGCCGAAATCGAGCAACTGGCCCAGCAAGTCAGCAGCACCGACGGCGTGTACTTCGTGCCGGCCTTCGCCGGGCTGGGGGCCCCGTACTGGGACCCCTACGCGCGGGGCACTCTCTTCGGCGTGTCGCGGGCCACGAAGGCCGCCCACATTGCCCGCGCCGCCTTGGAGGCCATTGCCTACCAGACCATGGACGTGCTCCGGGCGATGGAAGCCGACGCGGGCCTGACCATTGCCGAGCTGCGCGTAGACGGCGGGGCCACGGTGAACGAGCTGCTGATGCAATTCCAGGCCGACCTGCTGAACGCCAAAGTGGTGCGACCCAAGATGGCCGAAGCCACCGCCCTTGGCGCCGCCTACCTCGCCGGCCTAGCGGTGGGTTATTGGCAGAACGTATCCGAAATCCGAGCCCTGGCGCAGGCCGACAGCACCTACACGCCCACGGCCAACCGCGCCAGCCTGGACGCCGGCATTGCCGAATGGCACCGCGCCGTGCACGCCCTGCGCGTGTGGGCCCAGGGCCCCCGGGCAGCAGCTCCCACCGAAAAAACGGCCGCCGCATGA
- a CDS encoding glycerol-3-phosphate dehydrogenase/oxidase: MESKTKAADFARATLVAQLAAQPVWDLIVIGGGATGLGVALDGLSRGYKTLLLEQDDYAKGTSSRSTKLVHGGVRYLAQGDIGLVREALYERGLLLKNAPHLVKNQAFIIPNYEWWGGAFYIIGLTLYDWLAGKRSLGPSVHLSKAETLRRLGNLQPIGLRGGVLYHDGQFDDARLAINLAQTAVELGGTLLNHFGVHGLLKDARGNLTGVRATDHETGRPYGLHARAVVNATGIFVDEVLQMDTPGAPKLVRPSQGVHLVLDKSFLPGDDALMIPKTDDGRVLFAVPWHGRVVLGTTDTPLDDYSAEPQALEAEIDFILRTAAHYLARAPTRRDALSVFAGLRPLAAPQNGSAKTKEISRSHKILVSAAGLITITGGKWTTYRRMGQDTVDKAIALGKLPAAASQTAHLAIHGALPTPDRSSHLYVYGSDQPALRALIAHDPALGEKLDDTLEFLKAEVVWAARCEMARTVEDVLARRVRVLFLDAAAALRMAPAVAALLAQELGHGPAWQRQQVAAFADVARHYLLQARPAPLATPA, encoded by the coding sequence ATGGAAAGCAAAACGAAGGCGGCGGACTTTGCGCGGGCGACGCTCGTGGCCCAGTTAGCCGCGCAGCCGGTCTGGGATTTGATTGTGATTGGCGGCGGGGCCACGGGCCTGGGCGTGGCCCTGGACGGCCTCAGCCGGGGCTACAAAACCCTGCTGCTGGAGCAGGACGACTACGCCAAGGGCACTTCAAGCCGCAGCACCAAGCTGGTGCACGGCGGCGTGCGCTACCTGGCCCAGGGCGACATTGGCCTGGTGCGGGAAGCATTATACGAGCGGGGCCTGCTCCTGAAAAACGCGCCCCACCTCGTCAAAAATCAGGCTTTCATTATCCCAAATTACGAGTGGTGGGGCGGCGCTTTCTACATAATTGGGCTGACGCTGTACGATTGGCTGGCTGGCAAGCGCAGCCTGGGGCCCTCGGTGCACCTGAGCAAAGCCGAGACGCTGCGGCGGCTCGGCAACCTGCAACCCATCGGGCTGCGGGGCGGCGTGCTGTACCACGACGGGCAGTTCGACGACGCCCGCCTGGCCATCAACCTGGCCCAAACGGCCGTGGAGCTGGGCGGCACCTTGCTCAACCACTTCGGCGTGCACGGCTTGCTGAAAGACGCCCGCGGCAACCTGACGGGCGTGCGCGCCACCGACCACGAAACCGGCCGCCCATACGGGCTGCACGCCCGGGCGGTGGTGAATGCCACCGGCATTTTCGTGGACGAAGTGCTGCAAATGGATACGCCCGGGGCCCCCAAGCTGGTGCGGCCCAGCCAGGGCGTGCACCTCGTGCTCGACAAGTCGTTTTTGCCGGGCGACGACGCGCTGATGATTCCGAAAACCGACGATGGGCGCGTGCTCTTCGCCGTGCCCTGGCACGGACGCGTGGTGCTGGGCACCACCGACACGCCGCTGGACGATTACAGCGCCGAGCCCCAGGCCCTGGAAGCGGAAATTGACTTCATCCTGCGCACGGCCGCGCACTACCTCGCCCGGGCCCCTACGCGCCGCGACGCGCTGAGCGTATTTGCGGGCCTGCGGCCGCTGGCAGCGCCGCAAAACGGCTCGGCGAAGACCAAGGAAATCTCGCGCAGCCACAAAATCCTGGTGTCAGCGGCGGGCCTGATTACCATCACGGGCGGCAAGTGGACGACTTACCGCCGCATGGGCCAAGACACGGTGGACAAGGCCATTGCCTTGGGCAAACTGCCAGCGGCGGCCAGCCAAACCGCCCACCTCGCCATTCACGGGGCCCTGCCCACCCCCGACCGCAGCAGCCACCTTTACGTGTACGGCAGCGACCAGCCGGCCCTGCGCGCCCTCATTGCGCACGACCCAGCGCTGGGCGAAAAGCTGGACGACACGCTCGAATTCCTAAAAGCCGAAGTGGTGTGGGCGGCGCGCTGCGAAATGGCCCGCACCGTGGAAGACGTGCTGGCCCGCCGGGTGCGGGTACTGTTTTTGGACGCGGCGGCTGCCCTCCGCATGGCCCCCGCGGTGGCCGCGCTGCTGGCCCAGGAGCTGGGCCACGGCCCCGCCTGGCAGCGGCAGCAGGTAGCGGCGTTTGCCGACGTGGCCCGGCATTATTTGCTGCAAGCGCGGCCCGCACCGCTGGCCACGCCGGCGTGA
- a CDS encoding polyamine aminopropyltransferase encodes MAELLDEPAPVAAPGAPAADARLPGLLLVAVAVIATCGLIYELIAGTLASYLLGDSVTQFSTIIGAYLFAMGIGSWLSKFLDGPLLKWFIRLEILVGLVGGCMAPLLFLLFEYVTSFRLLLYALVGLTGVLVGLEIPLLMRILEHRFPFKDLVARVFTFDYVGALLASLIFPLVLVPHLGLIRTSLLFGALNLVVASVVLARFAETRPYRRRFAGGIAAALAGLGTLFYFANDLLAHTETLAFQDQVIYSKSTPYQRIVLTRNPRELRLFLNGNLQFSSLDEYRYHEALVHPLMQALPRARRVLVLGGGDGLAVRELLKYKQLQNIRLVDLDPGMTQLFRHSPLLLALNKGALNDPKVQVISADAYRWVRADTARYDAVIVDFPDPSNYSIGKLYSAAFYSALTKRLAAGGRLVVQSTSPYLARQSFWCVAHTLQAAGLHVVPYHLYVPSFGEWGYVLAGPDAQWRGDAGPLPAGLRYVTAGTIHDMLRFPPDMAEVPTEVNQLNNQALVRYFEEDWGPYVH; translated from the coding sequence ATGGCTGAGCTGCTGGACGAGCCCGCGCCTGTGGCCGCCCCGGGGGCCCCGGCGGCTGACGCCCGCCTGCCCGGCCTGCTGCTGGTGGCGGTGGCCGTGATTGCCACCTGCGGGCTGATTTACGAGCTGATTGCCGGCACGCTGGCCTCGTACCTGCTCGGCGATTCGGTGACGCAGTTTTCGACCATCATCGGGGCCTACCTGTTTGCGATGGGCATCGGCTCGTGGCTGTCGAAGTTCCTCGACGGGCCCCTGCTGAAGTGGTTCATCCGGCTCGAAATCTTGGTGGGCCTGGTGGGCGGGTGCATGGCGCCGCTGCTGTTTTTGCTGTTCGAGTACGTCACCTCGTTTCGGCTGCTGCTCTACGCGCTGGTGGGCCTCACGGGCGTGCTGGTGGGCCTGGAAATCCCGCTGCTGATGCGCATTCTGGAGCACCGGTTTCCGTTTAAAGACCTGGTGGCGCGGGTGTTCACCTTCGATTACGTGGGGGCCCTGTTGGCCTCGCTCATCTTCCCACTGGTGCTGGTGCCGCACCTGGGGCTGATTCGCACCTCGCTTCTGTTCGGGGCCCTCAACCTGGTGGTGGCCAGCGTGGTGCTGGCCCGCTTCGCGGAAACGCGGCCGTACCGGCGGCGGTTTGCCGGGGGCATCGCGGCGGCGTTGGCGGGGCTGGGCACGCTGTTTTACTTCGCCAACGACCTGCTGGCCCACACCGAAACCCTGGCGTTTCAGGACCAGGTGATTTACTCGAAATCAACGCCTTACCAGCGCATCGTCCTCACCCGCAACCCGCGCGAGCTGCGCCTGTTCCTCAACGGTAACCTCCAGTTCAGCTCGCTCGACGAATACCGCTACCACGAGGCCCTGGTGCACCCGCTGATGCAGGCCCTGCCCCGCGCCCGCCGCGTGCTGGTGCTGGGCGGCGGCGACGGCCTGGCCGTGCGCGAGCTACTGAAGTACAAGCAGTTGCAAAACATCCGCCTGGTGGACCTAGACCCGGGCATGACGCAGCTGTTTCGCCACAGCCCCCTGCTGCTGGCCCTGAACAAGGGGGCCCTGAACGATCCCAAAGTACAGGTTATCAGCGCCGACGCCTACCGGTGGGTGCGGGCCGACACCGCGCGCTACGACGCCGTTATCGTCGATTTCCCCGACCCCTCGAACTACTCCATCGGCAAGCTGTACTCGGCCGCCTTCTACTCGGCCCTGACCAAGCGGCTGGCTGCCGGCGGGCGGCTGGTGGTGCAAAGCACCTCGCCGTACCTGGCGCGGCAGTCGTTTTGGTGCGTGGCGCACACGCTGCAAGCCGCTGGCCTGCACGTGGTTCCGTACCACCTCTATGTGCCCTCGTTTGGCGAGTGGGGCTACGTGCTGGCGGGCCCCGACGCCCAGTGGCGCGGCGACGCGGGGCCCCTGCCGGCGGGCCTGCGCTACGTCACGGCCGGCACTATCCACGACATGCTGCGCTTCCCGCCCGACATGGCCGAAGTACCCACGGAGGTTAACCAGCTGAACAACCAGGCGTTGGTGCGCTACTTCGAGGAAGACTGGGGGCCCTACGTGCACTAA
- a CDS encoding DUF350 domain-containing protein, giving the protein MNLLQYHPLLASIVYSVVGIVILVISFFLFDKLTPGTLRKEILEDQNTALAILGAAFMLSVALIISGAVHG; this is encoded by the coding sequence ATGAACCTTCTCCAATACCACCCGCTGCTGGCGTCCATCGTTTATTCGGTGGTGGGCATCGTCATTCTGGTCATCAGCTTTTTCCTGTTCGACAAGCTGACGCCGGGTACCCTGCGCAAGGAAATTCTGGAAGACCAAAACACGGCGCTGGCCATTCTGGGCGCGGCGTTTATGCTGTCGGTGGCCCTCATCATCAGCGGCGCCGTGCATGGCTGA
- a CDS encoding DUF4178 domain-containing protein, whose translation MGTPGVLAGHACRVVGYVRRAEAQNPQYEWTEYQLFRPATGDYVQLAQYHGHWMVIWAAQDKEWAHDGETDFQLAKFRLYNRYQARVCFAEGEFDWDIEGDDYLIVSELINPPLMLVKEQLGKQVSWHRAEHVEPADVAAAFGRGEFTMPEPQGIGAVQPNPTRHTLPALWHLTLWVVGLLVLAQIGLAVQPSTVLLNTNLAVEADPAAAVGTNKVIVSPSFMLDYPSAVEVDLTASLTNQWLELPVSLVNERTGQGFEFTKNIEFYNGVEDGESWSEGERDASALLSRVPAGRYHLNLYPFTETGTAPTISVAVRTDRTLPSNFFIVLLLVLIYPAWIGFRGANFETERWNESDYNPYAVETGTE comes from the coding sequence GTGGGTACGCCGGGCGTGCTGGCCGGGCACGCTTGCCGGGTGGTGGGCTACGTGCGCCGCGCCGAAGCTCAAAACCCGCAATATGAATGGACGGAGTACCAGCTATTTCGGCCCGCCACCGGCGACTACGTGCAGCTTGCGCAGTACCATGGGCACTGGATGGTGATTTGGGCCGCTCAAGACAAGGAATGGGCCCACGACGGCGAAACGGATTTCCAGCTGGCCAAATTTCGGCTTTACAACCGCTATCAAGCCCGGGTGTGCTTTGCCGAAGGCGAATTTGATTGGGACATTGAAGGCGATGACTACCTGATCGTGAGCGAGTTGATCAATCCTCCTCTAATGCTGGTAAAAGAGCAATTAGGCAAGCAGGTGAGTTGGCACCGCGCCGAGCATGTTGAGCCAGCCGACGTGGCGGCGGCTTTTGGCAGGGGCGAATTCACGATGCCCGAACCTCAGGGCATAGGCGCAGTGCAGCCCAACCCAACGCGACACACATTGCCTGCCCTATGGCACCTCACGCTGTGGGTAGTGGGGTTACTCGTGTTGGCGCAAATTGGGTTAGCGGTGCAGCCAAGCACTGTTTTGTTGAATACGAACTTAGCGGTAGAAGCTGATCCAGCCGCGGCAGTGGGCACGAATAAAGTCATCGTGTCACCCTCGTTTATGCTTGATTACCCCTCTGCCGTGGAGGTTGACCTGACCGCTTCGCTAACCAACCAATGGCTGGAGTTGCCCGTGAGCTTGGTGAACGAGCGAACCGGCCAGGGTTTTGAGTTTACCAAAAATATCGAGTTTTACAACGGCGTGGAAGACGGCGAAAGCTGGAGCGAAGGGGAGCGCGACGCCAGCGCGCTACTATCGCGGGTGCCGGCTGGGCGTTATCACCTCAACCTGTATCCCTTTACCGAAACCGGTACCGCCCCTACAATTTCAGTGGCTGTTCGGACGGACCGGACGCTGCCGTCCAATTTTTTTATTGTGCTGCTGCTAGTACTTATTTACCCTGCGTGGATAGGATTCCGTGGGGCAAATTTTGAAACCGAGCGCTGGAACGAGAGTGATTACAACCCTTACGCAGTAGAAACAGGAACAGAATAA
- a CDS encoding S-adenosylmethionine decarboxylase family protein, whose product MPAYLPGLHILATFGAPAPALRDAVACRAFFDEQIRRFGLEKVGETYYAFPADGGFTAVLALTESHLSLHTWPEHGLATFDVFLSNFRRDNSATVRGIYAATLAFFEGTEQAKTEVCR is encoded by the coding sequence ATGCCTGCCTACCTGCCCGGCCTGCACATTTTGGCCACCTTCGGGGCCCCCGCCCCGGCCCTGCGCGATGCTGTGGCCTGCCGCGCGTTTTTCGACGAGCAGATCCGGCGCTTTGGGCTGGAGAAGGTGGGCGAAACCTACTACGCCTTCCCCGCCGATGGCGGCTTTACGGCGGTGCTGGCCCTCACCGAATCGCACCTGAGCCTGCACACCTGGCCCGAGCACGGCCTGGCTACGTTCGACGTGTTTCTATCGAATTTCCGGCGCGACAACTCGGCCACGGTGCGGGGAATTTATGCAGCCACGCTGGCCTTTTTCGAAGGCACTGAGCAGGCCAAAACCGAGGTGTGCCGATGA
- a CDS encoding AI-2E family transporter encodes MPDDQKELQFPLYVKAPLVLLGLALLVFTLHIASDLVFPLFFAAIFAIMLHPVEQWLLRRKVPPLLAIALTVVLGVAALLALLYFIYLEATQLSGQLPMFKAKFFHTAQVVEQWLNARFGITNQKLMGYLNETGSRAAGLAGGTLTAVSGLLVTATLLPVYIFLLFLYQKRLVTFLTQVFSGRKPGTGVAEVLHESKAAIQSYMIGLLVEGSIVAVLNVGALLVLGIPYALLLGVLGALLNFIPYVGGLAAIALPVLMAFVTKEGLGYPAGVVAVYLAIQFVDNHFLIPRIVASKIKVNALVAIVGVLVGNAVGGVAGMFLALPVIAILKIIFDRIESLRPWGLLLGDEEATEKPAADGAALRRRPLLRNGGDRPAAVVG; translated from the coding sequence ATGCCCGACGACCAAAAAGAACTGCAATTTCCGCTCTATGTGAAGGCGCCGCTGGTGCTGCTGGGGCTGGCCCTGCTGGTATTCACGCTGCACATCGCTTCGGACCTTGTTTTTCCTCTTTTTTTCGCTGCCATCTTCGCCATCATGCTGCACCCCGTGGAGCAGTGGCTGCTGCGGCGCAAGGTGCCGCCGCTGCTGGCCATTGCCCTCACCGTGGTGCTGGGGGTGGCGGCACTGTTGGCACTGCTTTACTTTATCTATTTGGAGGCCACGCAATTATCGGGTCAGCTACCCATGTTCAAGGCGAAGTTCTTCCACACGGCTCAGGTAGTAGAGCAGTGGCTCAACGCCCGCTTCGGCATCACTAACCAGAAGCTGATGGGCTACCTCAACGAGACGGGCAGCCGGGCGGCAGGCCTGGCCGGGGGCACGCTCACGGCCGTGTCGGGCTTGTTGGTGACGGCCACGCTGCTGCCGGTGTACATCTTTCTACTGTTTCTGTACCAGAAACGCCTGGTGACCTTCCTCACCCAAGTGTTTTCGGGGCGGAAGCCGGGCACTGGCGTGGCCGAGGTGCTGCACGAGAGTAAGGCTGCTATTCAGAGCTACATGATTGGCCTGCTCGTTGAGGGTAGCATCGTGGCCGTTCTCAACGTGGGGGCCCTGCTGGTGCTGGGCATTCCGTACGCGCTGCTGCTGGGCGTGCTGGGGGCCCTGCTCAACTTCATCCCGTACGTGGGCGGGCTGGCAGCCATTGCCCTCCCAGTACTCATGGCCTTCGTCACGAAGGAGGGGTTGGGCTACCCGGCGGGCGTGGTGGCAGTGTACCTGGCCATCCAGTTCGTTGACAATCACTTTCTTATTCCGCGCATTGTGGCCTCCAAAATAAAGGTCAACGCCCTGGTAGCCATTGTGGGGGTGCTGGTGGGCAACGCCGTGGGCGGGGTGGCGGGTATGTTCCTGGCTTTGCCCGTCATCGCCATCCTAAAGATTATTTTCGACCGCATCGAGTCGCTTCGGCCTTGGGGCCTGCTGCTCGGCGACGAGGAAGCCACCGAGAAGCCCGCTGCTGACGGGGCCGCCCTACGGCGCCGGCCGCTGCTGCGCAATGGCGGGGACCGCCCGGCGGCCGTAGTTGGGTAA